The Mycobacterium seoulense genomic interval TCAGCTGGCAACGACCCGTGCCGACAATCCGCATACACGGCGATCCCGATTCGCAGCGGTGCTTCGAGAACGACCGCTCGCGGTTGCGCGTCTGGGCGACGGAAGAGGGTGAGGCGACGGGATTTTCGACCGTCGAGGTCACGGTTCCGCCCGTCGAGGGGATGCAGCTCGAGACGCTGGACGGGGATTCCCGCCACGCCAAGACGATTGCGGCTACCGCGCAACGGTGGGGCCGGTACTTCATCCGGGCCCGGGTCGACGCGGTCGCGCGCGGTGGGCTGCTGTCGGGGACGGCCACGGTGGACGGCGCCGAGGTCATCGTGTTCCCCCTGACCCCCCCGCAGTCGACGCCCATCCCGCAGACCGAACTCCTCGACCGCCTGGGCGCCCACCTCACGCGGCATATCGGCCCGGGTGTCGAATACGCCGACATTCGCGCCTATGTGCCGGGAGACCAACTGCGGGCGGTGAATTGGCCGGTGAGCGCGCGCCGCCGCCAGTTGCACGTCACGCAGCGCCTCACCGACCGCGCCGCCGACGTGGTGGTGCTGATCGACACATACCGGCAGCCCGCGGGCCCGGCGACCGTGGCCACCGAGCGCGTCGTCCGCGGCGCGGCCCAAGTCGTGCAGACCGCGCTGCGGCACGGAGACCGCGCCGGGATCGTCGCCCTGGGCGGCAACCACCCGCGCTGGCTGGGCGCCGACATCGGGCAGCGCCAGTT includes:
- a CDS encoding DUF58 domain-containing protein, coding for MTGRKVEFRWRASHLTRAVATCAGLALAAAVIGARWQLIAFAAPLLGVLCSISWQRPVPTIRIHGDPDSQRCFENDRSRLRVWATEEGEATGFSTVEVTVPPVEGMQLETLDGDSRHAKTIAATAQRWGRYFIRARVDAVARGGLLSGTATVDGAEVIVFPLTPPQSTPIPQTELLDRLGAHLTRHIGPGVEYADIRAYVPGDQLRAVNWPVSARRRQLHVTQRLTDRAADVVVLIDTYRQPAGPATVATERVVRGAAQVVQTALRHGDRAGIVALGGNHPRWLGADIGQRQFYRVLDTVLGAGDRFEGTTGTLAPRAAMPAGAIVIAFSTLLDTEFALALIDLRRRGHVVIAVDVLDRSPFEDQQDPLVDRMWSLQRSAMYRDMATVGVDIVSWQGDSGLEQSMGVLPDRRRRVRGRLRG